A window of Rubricoccus marinus contains these coding sequences:
- the infA gene encoding translation initiation factor IF-1 encodes MAKQPAIRQDGKVTEALPNAQFRVELENGHEILGLLSGKMRKFYIRILPGDRVTVELSPYDLTKGRIVYRYK; translated from the coding sequence ATGGCTAAGCAGCCCGCGATCCGTCAAGACGGAAAAGTCACTGAAGCCCTTCCGAACGCCCAGTTCCGGGTCGAGCTCGAAAACGGACACGAGATCCTCGGTCTCCTCTCGGGCAAGATGCGGAAGTTCTACATCCGGATCCTCCCGGGCGACCGTGTGACCGTGGAGCTTTCGCCGTACGACCTCACGAAGGGTCGCATCGTTTACCGATACAAGTAA
- the rpsE gene encoding 30S ribosomal protein S5: MAQQQGRGNDRRRNNRDDSNQSNLIERLVEVNRVSKVVKGGRRFSFNAVVVVGDGAGKVGSGLGKANEVADAISKGTEAAKKNMISVPVTSKGTIPHSVRGRQDAGIVLLKPASEGTGVIAGGGVRAVLECAGIRNVLSKSQGSSNPHNVVAATMDALAQVQDPAEVAARRGISIKRVFEG, translated from the coding sequence ATGGCTCAGCAGCAAGGACGGGGAAACGACCGCCGTCGCAACAACCGGGACGACTCCAACCAGTCCAACCTCATCGAGCGCCTCGTCGAGGTGAACCGCGTGTCGAAGGTCGTCAAGGGCGGCCGTCGCTTCTCGTTCAACGCCGTCGTCGTCGTCGGTGACGGAGCGGGCAAGGTCGGCTCCGGGCTCGGCAAGGCCAACGAGGTCGCAGACGCGATCTCGAAGGGCACCGAGGCCGCGAAGAAGAACATGATCTCCGTCCCCGTAACGAGCAAGGGCACCATCCCTCACTCGGTCCGCGGCCGTCAGGACGCAGGCATCGTGCTCTTGAAGCCCGCTTCCGAGGGTACCGGCGTGATCGCCGGTGGTGGCGTACGCGCCGTCTTGGAGTGCGCAGGCATCCGCAACGTGCTCTCCAAGAGCCAGGGCTCGTCCAACCCCCACAACGTCGTCGCGGCCACGATGGACGCGCTCGCGCAGGTCCAGGACCCGGCCGAGGTCGCCGCACGCCGCGGTATCTCTATCAAGCGCGTCTTCGAGGGCTAG
- the map gene encoding type I methionyl aminopeptidase, which yields MASGSIVLKDDRDVAMLRHAARLVERVLADAATRIKPGANTLEIDLEAEKIIREAGARPAFKGYQFDPDEMPFPGSLCMSVNDVVVHGIPSEDVILQEGDVISVDCGVELDGYFGDFAYTFAVGEISEEKRALLDATKQSLYEGIAKASAGNRVGDIGNAVQTYTESRGYGVVTALVGHGIGQRLHEPPSVPNTGRRGWGKKLKRGMTICIEPMINMGTDEVTVDDDGWTIRTADGLPSAHYEHMVLVTKGSAEVISSYDAIEAALAASQGGVAPEASGAEPAHA from the coding sequence ATGGCTTCGGGCTCGATTGTTCTCAAAGACGACCGCGACGTGGCGATGCTTCGCCACGCCGCGCGTTTGGTTGAGCGCGTACTGGCAGATGCCGCCACGCGGATCAAGCCTGGCGCGAACACGCTGGAGATCGACCTCGAAGCAGAGAAGATCATCCGCGAGGCTGGCGCCCGGCCCGCGTTTAAGGGCTATCAGTTCGATCCGGACGAGATGCCGTTCCCGGGCTCGCTCTGCATGTCCGTCAACGATGTCGTCGTCCACGGCATCCCGAGCGAGGACGTGATCCTGCAGGAGGGAGACGTGATCTCCGTCGACTGCGGCGTTGAGCTCGACGGCTACTTCGGGGACTTCGCGTACACGTTCGCGGTCGGCGAGATCTCTGAGGAGAAGCGCGCTCTGCTGGATGCGACGAAACAGTCGCTCTACGAGGGCATTGCAAAGGCAAGCGCGGGCAACCGCGTCGGCGACATCGGCAACGCGGTTCAAACGTATACCGAGAGCCGAGGCTACGGCGTCGTCACGGCGCTCGTGGGTCACGGCATCGGTCAGCGGTTGCACGAGCCGCCGAGCGTGCCCAACACCGGCCGCCGCGGCTGGGGCAAAAAGCTCAAGCGCGGCATGACCATCTGCATTGAGCCGATGATCAACATGGGCACGGATGAGGTCACCGTCGACGACGACGGCTGGACCATCCGGACCGCTGACGGGTTACCGAGTGCACACTATGAGCACATGGTCCTCGTTACCAAAGGCTCGGCCGAAGTCATCTCTTCGTACGACGCCATCGAAGCTGCCCTTGCAGCCTCACAGGGCGGCGTCGCGCCAGAAGCCTCTGGCGCCGAACCCGCTCACGCATAA
- the rpsD gene encoding 30S ribosomal protein S4 — protein MARYRGPKQKLARRFGEPIFGPSKALERKPYRPGQHGNARRRKESEYSVQLAEKQKVKYTYGLLEKQFRNLFEKAARKKGVTGENLLKFLESRLDNVVFRLGFARTRRQARQLVAHGHVMVNDRVSGIPSHLLRPGDIVEVRPKSKNLEMVKESAERNRRSFPYLEVDRNRLVGKFLDYPEREDIPENIREQLIVELYSK, from the coding sequence ATGGCCCGTTACCGCGGACCCAAACAAAAGCTCGCCCGCCGATTTGGCGAGCCCATCTTCGGCCCCTCCAAGGCGCTGGAGCGCAAGCCTTACCGTCCCGGCCAGCACGGCAACGCACGCCGCCGCAAGGAGTCTGAGTACTCCGTGCAGCTCGCCGAGAAGCAGAAGGTGAAGTACACCTACGGCCTGCTCGAGAAGCAATTCCGGAACCTCTTCGAGAAGGCCGCCCGCAAGAAGGGCGTCACCGGAGAGAACCTCCTGAAGTTCCTCGAGTCCCGTCTCGACAACGTCGTCTTCCGCCTCGGCTTTGCGCGGACGCGCCGCCAGGCCCGCCAGCTCGTCGCCCACGGGCACGTGATGGTCAACGACCGCGTGAGCGGCATCCCGAGCCACCTCCTCCGCCCCGGCGACATCGTCGAGGTCCGGCCCAAGTCCAAGAACTTGGAGATGGTCAAGGAGTCCGCCGAGCGCAACCGGCGCTCGTTCCCCTACCTGGAAGTCGACCGGAACCGCCTCGTCGGCAAGTTCCTGGACTACCCGGAGCGGGAGGACATCCCGGAAAACATCCGCGAGCAGCTCATCGTCGAGCTCTACTCGAAGTAA
- the rpsM gene encoding 30S ribosomal protein S13 — MPRIAGVDVPGNKRGLIALTDIFGVGLSRSQEILEAAGLDPNAHPDTWTEDDSRKVRAIVEDNYVVEGALRTDVQLNIKRLMDIGCYRGLRHRKGLPVRGQRTKTNARTRKGRKRTVAGKKKAPRK; from the coding sequence ATGCCACGCATCGCAGGAGTCGACGTGCCGGGCAACAAGCGCGGCCTGATCGCGCTGACCGACATCTTCGGCGTCGGGCTGAGCCGCTCCCAGGAAATCCTGGAGGCCGCCGGTCTGGACCCGAACGCTCACCCCGACACATGGACCGAAGACGACTCGCGCAAAGTCCGCGCGATCGTTGAGGACAACTACGTCGTCGAGGGTGCGCTCCGCACCGACGTCCAACTCAACATTAAGCGGCTGATGGACATCGGCTGCTACCGCGGCCTCCGTCACCGTAAGGGCCTCCCCGTTCGCGGGCAGCGCACCAAGACGAACGCGCGCACCCGTAAGGGCCGCAAGCGCACCGTCGCCGGTAAGAAGAAGGCACCGCGCAAATAG
- a CDS encoding prolipoprotein diacylglyceryl transferase has product MYPRVSDIFQDLFGFTSPIPLHSFGLMVATAFLVAAWLTKKELDRLYNRGLIAPVRATVTDAKGREKSSLVSPSVYVWTLMGIGVVAGIVGSKLFNILDFWDEFVRNPVEVLFSGAGLTFYGGLILATLSVMWYARKKKIEVPRLSDAASPGLMIAYGIGRIGCYLSGDGDWGLCSTLADKPAWVPGFLWTETFPRAYVYGGPIQDPVTFNALARQIECDIPGAIGVYPTMLYETFAALVLGGLLWIMRKHPFKAGWLFSVYLILTGAERFLIEFMRTNKVWALGLSQSQWISIGLITLGAIGVAMLTRRITTPPQAGTPGASDAPGTSASGDAVPVSA; this is encoded by the coding sequence ATGTACCCCCGCGTCAGCGACATCTTTCAGGATCTCTTCGGGTTCACCTCCCCGATCCCGCTCCACTCGTTTGGCCTCATGGTCGCGACGGCCTTTCTCGTCGCCGCGTGGCTGACGAAGAAGGAACTGGACCGGCTGTACAACCGTGGCCTCATCGCGCCCGTCCGCGCGACGGTTACGGACGCGAAGGGGCGGGAGAAGAGCAGCCTCGTCAGCCCCTCTGTCTACGTGTGGACGCTGATGGGCATCGGTGTCGTCGCGGGCATTGTGGGCTCCAAGCTGTTCAACATCCTCGATTTCTGGGACGAGTTCGTCCGCAACCCCGTCGAAGTCCTGTTCTCCGGCGCGGGGCTGACGTTCTACGGCGGCCTCATCCTCGCGACGCTCTCGGTGATGTGGTACGCGCGCAAAAAGAAGATCGAGGTGCCGCGTCTTTCGGATGCTGCCTCGCCGGGGCTCATGATTGCCTACGGCATCGGCCGCATCGGCTGCTACCTCTCCGGCGATGGTGACTGGGGCCTGTGCTCCACGCTCGCGGACAAGCCCGCCTGGGTCCCCGGCTTTCTCTGGACCGAAACCTTCCCTCGCGCCTACGTCTACGGCGGGCCGATCCAGGACCCGGTAACGTTCAACGCCCTCGCCAGACAGATCGAGTGTGACATCCCAGGCGCGATCGGCGTGTACCCGACGATGCTCTACGAGACGTTTGCCGCGCTCGTGCTCGGCGGGCTCCTGTGGATCATGCGCAAGCACCCGTTCAAGGCCGGCTGGCTCTTCTCGGTCTATCTCATCCTGACGGGCGCCGAGCGGTTCCTGATCGAGTTCATGCGCACCAACAAGGTCTGGGCGCTGGGCCTCTCGCAGTCGCAATGGATCTCCATCGGCCTGATCACGCTCGGCGCGATCGGCGTGGCGATGCTCACGCGACGCATCACCACGCCGCCCCAGGCGGGCACGCCCGGCGCCTCTGACGCGCCCGGCACGTCGGCCTCTGGCGACGCCGTCCCGGTCTCGGCATGA
- the rpmD gene encoding 50S ribosomal protein L30, with product MSKIKITQVRSAINRSTKQKRTLVALGIRKMNQTVEHEVTPQLEGMVRVVKHLVTTEEA from the coding sequence ATGTCGAAGATCAAGATTACCCAGGTCCGAAGCGCCATTAACCGCTCCACCAAGCAGAAGCGGACGCTCGTCGCGCTCGGCATCCGCAAGATGAACCAGACCGTTGAGCACGAGGTCACGCCTCAGCTCGAGGGCATGGTCCGCGTGGTGAAGCACTTGGTGACGACCGAAGAGGCGTAG
- the rpmJ gene encoding 50S ribosomal protein L36, whose protein sequence is MKVRASVKKRSADDKIVRRKGRVYVINKKNPKHKQRQG, encoded by the coding sequence ATGAAGGTCCGCGCCAGCGTCAAGAAGCGCTCTGCCGACGACAAGATTGTCCGTCGGAAGGGTCGCGTCTACGTCATCAACAAGAAGAACCCCAAGCACAAGCAGCGCCAGGGGTGA
- the secY gene encoding preprotein translocase subunit SecY has translation MPSVAESLRNIWRIHELRQRILFTLGILIVYRLGSYITLPGIDAGILEQINAQNDQGGLFGLFNLFVGGAFFRAGVFALGIMPYITASIIFQLLGAVMPAIQKLQREGDEGRRKITQWTRYATVIITGFQSVGYAINLKATSGAAIVVPDWLFFASAVISLTAGTVFVMWLGERITEKGIGNGISLIIMIGIIAFLPASLFNEITGKANLFVFLIEIGALFLVTMFVVLVTQGTRRIPVQYAKRVVGRKVYGGTTQYLPLRVNAAGVMPIIFAQSIMFIPSTFASFFPDSTFWQGVGTATTNIFGFWYSLIFFIICVFFTYFYTAIAVNPQEMADTMRRQGGFIPGVRPGRQTSEFIDTILTRITFPGALFIGFVAILPAFAAYFGVLPGFAQFFGGTSLLILVGVTLDTLQQIESHLLMRHYDGFMKTGRVRSRRR, from the coding sequence ATGCCATCGGTTGCCGAAAGCCTGCGGAACATCTGGCGGATCCACGAGCTCCGCCAGAGGATCCTCTTCACGTTGGGGATCCTCATCGTGTACCGCCTGGGCTCTTACATCACGCTCCCCGGTATCGACGCCGGCATCTTGGAGCAGATCAACGCTCAGAACGATCAAGGCGGCCTCTTCGGGCTGTTCAACCTGTTCGTCGGCGGCGCCTTCTTCCGAGCGGGAGTGTTCGCGCTGGGCATCATGCCCTACATCACCGCGAGCATCATCTTCCAGCTGCTGGGCGCGGTTATGCCCGCCATCCAGAAGCTCCAGCGCGAAGGCGACGAGGGCCGGCGGAAGATCACGCAGTGGACGCGGTACGCGACGGTCATCATCACGGGCTTCCAGTCTGTGGGGTACGCCATCAACCTGAAGGCCACCTCTGGCGCGGCCATCGTCGTCCCGGATTGGCTGTTCTTCGCCTCGGCGGTCATCTCGCTCACGGCGGGTACGGTCTTCGTGATGTGGCTCGGTGAGCGCATCACCGAAAAGGGCATCGGCAACGGCATCTCGCTGATCATCATGATCGGCATCATCGCCTTCCTCCCGGCCTCGCTCTTCAACGAGATCACCGGTAAGGCGAACCTGTTCGTGTTCCTGATCGAGATCGGCGCGCTCTTCCTGGTGACGATGTTCGTCGTCCTGGTGACTCAGGGCACGCGCCGCATTCCAGTCCAGTACGCCAAGCGCGTGGTGGGCCGGAAGGTGTACGGAGGCACTACGCAGTACCTCCCGCTCCGCGTGAACGCCGCTGGCGTCATGCCGATCATCTTCGCGCAGTCGATCATGTTCATCCCGAGCACGTTCGCCTCGTTCTTCCCGGACAGCACGTTCTGGCAGGGTGTCGGAACGGCGACGACCAACATCTTCGGATTCTGGTACTCGCTGATCTTCTTCATCATCTGTGTCTTCTTTACCTACTTCTACACCGCCATCGCGGTGAACCCTCAGGAGATGGCAGACACGATGCGGCGCCAGGGTGGCTTTATCCCGGGCGTGCGCCCAGGCCGCCAGACGAGCGAGTTCATCGACACCATCCTGACGCGCATCACCTTCCCGGGTGCTCTGTTCATCGGCTTCGTCGCCATCCTGCCCGCCTTTGCCGCCTACTTCGGCGTGCTTCCTGGCTTCGCGCAGTTCTTCGGCGGCACGAGCCTGCTCATCCTCGTCGGCGTTACGCTGGACACGTTGCAGCAGATCGAGAGCCACCTCCTGATGCGCCACTACGACGGGTTCATGAAGACCGGCCGCGTGCGCAGCCGTCGCCGCTAG
- a CDS encoding class I SAM-dependent methyltransferase, with translation MTTRLVLAAAFLGTGAALGCSAQSPPEPQPLAPAETTQTTPFARGSLSQARDGVFYEEGEASRDGTGRFYMGREIALVMDHRGAAWLERPDRARQERPDLLVDALDLAPDAVVADLGAGTGYFTFRLAPLVPTGKVLAVDIQREMLQIVAGRAEVENATNVETVMGTVSDPGLEPESVDLTLIVDAYHEFSHPREMLAAILRGTRPGGQLVLVEYRGEDPTIPIKRLHTMTERQAIAEVEANGWRFVENRDVLPQQHILVFEKPE, from the coding sequence ATGACGACCCGCCTCGTGCTCGCCGCCGCCTTTCTGGGCACCGGCGCCGCGCTCGGCTGCTCGGCGCAGAGCCCGCCGGAACCGCAGCCTCTGGCGCCCGCCGAGACCACCCAGACGACGCCCTTCGCCAGAGGCTCGTTGAGCCAGGCGCGCGATGGCGTCTTCTACGAGGAAGGCGAGGCCTCGCGCGATGGGACCGGCCGGTTTTACATGGGCCGCGAGATCGCGCTCGTGATGGACCACCGCGGCGCGGCGTGGCTGGAGCGCCCGGACCGCGCGCGCCAGGAGCGCCCGGACTTGCTCGTGGACGCGCTGGACCTCGCCCCCGACGCCGTGGTGGCAGACCTGGGCGCGGGCACGGGCTACTTCACGTTCCGCCTCGCGCCCCTCGTCCCAACGGGCAAGGTGCTCGCCGTCGACATCCAGCGCGAGATGCTCCAGATCGTCGCCGGGCGCGCAGAGGTGGAGAACGCGACGAACGTGGAGACCGTCATGGGCACGGTCTCAGACCCCGGTCTAGAGCCGGAGTCCGTGGACCTCACGCTGATCGTGGACGCGTACCACGAGTTCTCGCACCCGCGCGAGATGCTGGCTGCCATCCTCCGCGGCACGCGGCCGGGCGGTCAGCTCGTTCTCGTGGAGTACCGCGGCGAGGACCCCACGATCCCCATCAAGCGCCTTCACACGATGACGGAGAGGCAGGCCATCGCCGAGGTGGAGGCCAACGGCTGGCGCTTCGTGGAGAACCGCGACGTGCTCCCGCAGCAGCACATCCTCGTCTTCGAGAAGCCGGAGTAA
- a CDS encoding DNA-directed RNA polymerase subunit alpha, producing MPDGVQVEEMSDTYGRFVVQPLERGYGLTIGNAFRRVLLSSLGGTAITALKVDGVQHEFSTVPGMTEDISDVILNLKGVRFRAHEEDEGSISILLEGPGEWTAKDIADATADFDILNPDHHIAYLAEDAEVRVDLRIGQGRGYIPAEENKRADDPIGVVAVDSIFTPILNVKYEVTPTRVGDSLDFERLTMQIETDGSITPEDALTEAAAILRDHIGLFVEVDTAPEETEETTEVDAEVQRVRAILHQSVDDLDLSVRAQNCLRAASIKTIGDLVGREESEMLKFRNFGRKSLQELVQVLDERGLRFGMEVGRYAEQPA from the coding sequence ATGCCTGACGGCGTCCAGGTCGAGGAAATGAGCGACACCTACGGGCGGTTTGTCGTCCAGCCGCTCGAACGCGGCTACGGTCTCACGATCGGCAACGCCTTCCGGCGCGTGCTGCTCTCGAGCCTCGGCGGCACCGCCATTACGGCCCTCAAGGTCGACGGCGTCCAGCACGAGTTCTCGACCGTCCCCGGCATGACCGAGGACATCTCCGACGTGATCCTCAACCTCAAGGGCGTGCGCTTCCGCGCGCACGAGGAGGACGAGGGTTCCATTTCTATCCTCCTCGAGGGCCCTGGTGAGTGGACGGCCAAGGACATCGCAGACGCTACGGCGGACTTCGACATCCTCAACCCCGACCACCACATCGCGTACCTCGCAGAGGACGCTGAAGTCCGCGTCGATCTCCGGATCGGGCAGGGACGCGGCTACATCCCCGCCGAGGAGAACAAGCGTGCAGACGACCCCATCGGCGTTGTCGCTGTGGATTCCATCTTCACGCCCATCCTGAACGTCAAGTACGAGGTCACCCCGACCCGCGTCGGTGACAGCCTCGACTTCGAGCGGCTCACGATGCAGATCGAGACCGACGGCTCCATCACGCCAGAGGACGCTCTCACCGAAGCGGCTGCGATCCTCCGGGATCACATCGGCCTCTTCGTCGAGGTGGACACGGCGCCGGAGGAAACGGAGGAGACGACCGAGGTCGACGCTGAGGTTCAGCGCGTCCGCGCCATCCTCCACCAGTCCGTCGACGACCTCGACCTCTCCGTCCGCGCACAGAACTGCCTGCGTGCGGCCTCCATCAAGACCATCGGCGACCTCGTCGGCCGGGAGGAGAGCGAGATGCTCAAGTTCCGCAACTTCGGCCGGAAGAGCTTGCAGGAGCTCGTCCAGGTCCTCGATGAGCGCGGCCTCCGCTTCGGCATGGAGGTCGGGCGCTACGCTGAACAGCCCGCCTAG
- the rplR gene encoding 50S ribosomal protein L18, protein MAKTSLKARNRARIRRRIRAKVAGTAERPRLAVFRSNKYIYAQLIDDAAGVTLAAASSREADISSTGVEAGKAVGETLAERAKAAGVDVAVFDRGGYRYHGRVKAVAEGAREGGLRF, encoded by the coding sequence ATGGCTAAGACTTCTCTCAAGGCGCGCAACCGCGCCCGCATCCGTCGCCGCATCCGCGCCAAAGTGGCCGGAACGGCTGAGCGCCCGCGTCTCGCGGTCTTCCGCTCGAACAAGTACATCTACGCGCAGCTAATCGACGACGCCGCTGGCGTCACGTTGGCCGCTGCATCGAGCCGCGAGGCCGACATCAGCAGCACCGGCGTTGAGGCGGGCAAGGCCGTGGGCGAGACCCTCGCCGAGCGCGCCAAGGCCGCTGGCGTGGACGTTGCGGTCTTCGACCGTGGCGGCTACCGTTACCACGGTCGCGTCAAGGCCGTCGCTGAAGGAGCCCGCGAAGGCGGCCTCCGCTTCTAA
- the rplO gene encoding 50S ribosomal protein L15 → MDLSKLTPAKGSTKTKKRIGRGEGSGNGGTAGKGHNGQKSRSGASIPAWFEGGQMPLQRRVPKFGFKNRFRVAYDALNLDRLAALVETGAISEGDTVNPASLKAMGFGGKNGRVKVLGGGDINVKLDVHAHAFSASAREKIEAAGGSVTIVD, encoded by the coding sequence ATGGATCTCAGCAAGCTGACGCCCGCCAAGGGCTCAACGAAGACGAAGAAGCGCATTGGCCGCGGCGAAGGCTCCGGCAACGGCGGCACCGCCGGCAAGGGCCACAACGGCCAGAAGAGCCGCTCCGGCGCGAGCATTCCCGCGTGGTTCGAAGGCGGCCAGATGCCGCTCCAGCGCCGCGTCCCGAAGTTCGGGTTCAAGAACCGCTTCCGCGTCGCCTACGACGCGCTCAACCTGGACCGCCTCGCAGCACTCGTCGAGACCGGCGCGATCTCCGAGGGCGACACGGTGAACCCCGCGAGCCTCAAGGCGATGGGCTTCGGCGGCAAGAACGGCCGCGTGAAGGTCCTCGGTGGTGGCGATATCAACGTCAAGCTCGACGTGCACGCCCACGCCTTCTCCGCCTCCGCTCGCGAGAAGATCGAAGCCGCTGGCGGCTCCGTCACCATCGTCGACTAA
- the rpsK gene encoding 30S ribosomal protein S11, which produces MAKQQRGRGARKKNVQVESNGSCYVKATFNNVLITITDAYGNTISWSSAGKMGFRGSRKNTPYAAQVAAAEAAKEAHDLGLRRVDVYVKGPGSGREGAVRALANAGLEVLSIRDTTPLAHNGCRPPKRRRV; this is translated from the coding sequence ATGGCTAAGCAACAGCGGGGCCGCGGCGCCCGCAAGAAGAACGTACAGGTCGAGTCCAACGGCTCGTGCTACGTCAAGGCGACGTTCAACAACGTCCTGATCACCATCACCGACGCCTACGGCAACACGATCTCGTGGAGCTCGGCCGGCAAGATGGGCTTCCGCGGATCGCGGAAGAACACGCCGTACGCCGCCCAGGTGGCCGCGGCGGAGGCTGCCAAGGAAGCACACGACCTCGGCTTGCGCCGCGTCGACGTGTACGTCAAGGGCCCGGGTTCGGGCCGCGAAGGCGCCGTTCGCGCTCTCGCCAACGCGGGCCTGGAGGTTCTCTCCATCCGCGACACCACTCCTCTCGCTCACAACGGCTGCCGGCCGCCGAAGCGCCGCCGCGTCTGA
- a CDS encoding TerC family protein: protein MFDWLADPNAWVALGTLTLLEVVLGIDNIIFISILTGKLPEEQQARGRTIGLGLAMGMRILLLLSLSWVMGLTSTLFELPFLDTLIGFGEGARGVGHGGVPPEGTPGAITGRDLILLLGGFFLIGKSTHEIHNKLEGDAHSSQETKKAVSFTSVLIQIAILDIVFSLDSVITAVGMADEIMVMIIAVVIAVGAMMVFATPISNFVHKHPTVKMLALAFLILIGVTLVAEGLDQHVSKGYIYSAMAFSLLVEFLNIASKKRKGTPEPVELREPYAVPDGTGGMPFPESIQRPVPMARPNA from the coding sequence ATGTTTGACTGGCTCGCAGATCCGAATGCGTGGGTCGCGCTCGGGACGCTCACCCTTTTGGAGGTCGTCCTCGGGATCGACAACATCATCTTTATCTCGATCCTGACCGGCAAGCTGCCGGAGGAGCAACAGGCGCGCGGGCGCACCATCGGGCTCGGCCTCGCGATGGGCATGCGGATCCTGCTCCTGCTCTCACTCTCATGGGTGATGGGGCTGACGAGCACGCTGTTCGAGCTGCCGTTCCTGGACACGCTGATCGGATTCGGCGAGGGCGCAAGAGGCGTGGGTCACGGGGGCGTGCCGCCGGAGGGGACGCCAGGCGCGATCACGGGCCGGGATCTGATCCTGCTCCTGGGCGGCTTCTTCCTGATCGGCAAGAGCACCCACGAGATCCACAACAAGCTGGAAGGCGACGCCCACTCGTCTCAGGAGACCAAGAAGGCCGTCTCGTTTACGAGCGTCCTGATCCAGATCGCGATCTTGGACATCGTGTTCTCGCTGGACTCCGTCATCACGGCCGTCGGCATGGCCGACGAGATCATGGTCATGATCATCGCCGTCGTGATCGCCGTGGGCGCGATGATGGTCTTCGCGACGCCGATCTCCAACTTCGTGCACAAGCACCCGACGGTGAAGATGCTGGCGCTCGCGTTCCTGATCCTTATCGGTGTCACGCTCGTCGCCGAGGGCCTGGACCAACACGTCTCCAAGGGCTACATCTACTCCGCGATGGCATTCTCGCTGCTCGTCGAGTTTCTCAACATCGCGTCCAAAAAACGGAAGGGCACCCCGGAGCCGGTCGAGCTCCGCGAGCCGTACGCCGTGCCGGACGGGACGGGCGGGATGCCGTTCCCGGAGTCCATCCAGCGCCCCGTGCCCATGGCGCGGCCGAACGCGTAG
- a CDS encoding glycosyltransferase — MPFPALLATVAVVYAAFVGWCAWRVRTAPGEDASGGEADRARGAGEEWPHVAVLVAARDEEVSIARCLDALLAQDYPADRLQIIVADDHSTDRTAEIVQRYASPLAPEATPRVRLVSVPDPDGPLCGKPLAIHTALDATDAPVLLVTDADCAPPEAWVRGLVSSLGPDVGLTGGLTLMEARTRFEAAQSLDWSYLLGVASALTEAGLPATAMGNNLAFRREAYDAVGGYPGLPFSVTEDYALFKAIADQGLWRVRFPLHASTRVRTLPARSFSHAYRQRRRWARGGMRAGPTLWAAYALAHLAHLVPLLGLALAPAAGLAALAVKLGADALLLSAVTSRVEGDQLRAGSFLVFECFLFLYMTTLPLALLLAPKIRWKGRTH; from the coding sequence GTGCCCTTTCCCGCCCTGCTGGCGACGGTCGCCGTTGTCTACGCCGCGTTTGTCGGGTGGTGCGCGTGGCGCGTCCGCACGGCGCCCGGCGAAGATGCCTCTGGCGGGGAAGCGGATCGCGCCAGAGGCGCCGGTGAGGAGTGGCCGCACGTCGCCGTCCTCGTGGCTGCGCGCGACGAAGAGGTCTCTATCGCGAGGTGCCTCGACGCGCTCCTCGCGCAGGACTACCCGGCGGACCGGCTCCAGATCATCGTCGCCGACGACCACTCCACGGACCGCACGGCGGAGATCGTCCAGCGGTACGCGTCGCCTCTGGCGCCAGAGGCGACGCCGCGCGTTCGTCTCGTAAGCGTCCCCGATCCCGACGGCCCGCTTTGTGGCAAACCCCTCGCGATCCACACCGCACTCGACGCCACCGACGCTCCGGTTCTGCTCGTCACCGACGCCGACTGCGCTCCGCCAGAGGCGTGGGTGCGCGGGCTTGTTAGCTCGCTCGGCCCCGACGTTGGGCTCACGGGAGGGCTCACGCTGATGGAGGCTCGCACGCGCTTTGAAGCGGCGCAGTCGCTGGATTGGAGCTACCTCCTAGGCGTGGCGAGCGCGCTGACCGAGGCGGGCCTGCCCGCGACGGCGATGGGCAACAACCTCGCCTTTCGCCGCGAGGCCTACGACGCGGTCGGCGGCTACCCCGGTCTCCCGTTTTCCGTGACGGAGGACTACGCGCTGTTCAAAGCCATCGCAGACCAAGGCCTCTGGCGCGTGCGCTTCCCGCTCCACGCGAGCACACGTGTCCGCACGCTGCCGGCGCGCTCGTTTTCGCACGCGTATCGCCAGAGGCGCCGCTGGGCGCGAGGCGGAATGCGCGCGGGCCCGACGCTGTGGGCGGCCTACGCACTCGCCCACCTCGCGCACCTGGTGCCGCTCCTCGGCCTGGCTCTAGCGCCAGCGGCCGGGCTCGCGGCCCTCGCCGTCAAGCTCGGCGCAGATGCGCTGCTGCTCTCGGCGGTGACGTCCCGCGTTGAGGGCGACCAACTCCGAGCGGGGTCCTTTCTCGTGTTCGAATGCTTTCTCTTCCTCTACATGACCACGCTGCCTCTGGCGCTTCTGCTCGCGCCCAAGATCCGCTGGAAAGGCCGGACGCATTGA